Part of the Lucilia cuprina isolate Lc7/37 chromosome 5, ASM2204524v1, whole genome shotgun sequence genome is shown below.
gtaattgtgtaaattgttttttatggtgatttttaattttaatttgggtGAAATCTAAGATAACTGCGAAATTTACGTTAAAATGGtaagtttaagaaaaagttgtcttaattatagttttaaaacattaatggGTGTGTTAATGTTAGTTCTATATCCATGTTTCCATAAAAGATATAAAATCTTTTGATATCAACGTAGATATAGACATTTTATTTTCCTGATAGGTGCTTTTGCAAGAGTTTATAcgctttaaatttaaactgcCTTTAGTATTTGCTCACAAAAAGGGTCTGTAGCCGGCCggaacaagttttctttaaattttactgtcCTCTTTAATAGTAACACAAATTTCTTCGATTCCATTTAGATTTCAAACTACAAATGAAAACTAGCAAGATCTTACAAAATGAGTAAAAAGACTAAAGTGTAAAGATActttgttctgttttttttattgtttatgaaataaatatctAATCATCACTTTCCAATGAGATGTTACTGCCAAAACGTTGATAAAGTTGAGCCTTCAATTCATTCATTTCGGATTTAATGTCATTAGCTTTAGCCTCAATACTGGCAATTTCTTTGAGAGTCTGTTCTTTGGCTTCTTGTAAAAGTtcctttgtaaaaaaaaacacacaaacaattattattttatttcaatactcCTCCTTATTACAACCAACTCACCTGTGTTCTGGACAATTTGTGCGATAGGAAAACTTCACCAATCAAGAAGGGAATATCTTCTTCTTCATCAAACAATTCAATTTCATCTAAAGCTTCTTCCACACTTTTTAAATCATTCTTTTTCATATCCAATTCCACTTTCAAATCATCCATGCGAGCATTGTGTTTGGCAAAACGATTGATTTTCTGTTGGTCCTCAAAGGATATATGAACGTCATCgtgctaaaaaatttaatagaaaactattaTTGTTTACTAGTCCGACCAGCCGTGAGTAATCACCCTCAGAAGTTAGGTTAGAATATTGTaagtattttgttaatttttcgtagtttttgtttattaaaacattagCTTACATTTTGGAATACTTTATTATTGCCTGAAGCTACTTTTGCggccatttttttaatattttataatatttttcacaaattattggtatttttttaaacagttgGGCCAGTTTCCAACAAGAAATTTActgaagaagtttttttttattatttatgttcacTAAACATGTCTTGTTAGAgatgtatgaaaatttgttagagatgtGTTAAAAATCGATTGTTTAATATGCAGTATTAgttgataaaaaatgtttttattttataaaaaaaatttagtaaaaaagaattattaatttagttattgtataaaaagattattattgtaaatatttatacaaatttatagcattttttatagtttttttttaacatttatattttgtgtaaaCATTGCGATAACAAAACTACTCCTTTTTTGTGCACTTATGTGTttgtttaatacatatttatacaactATGTGaggtaaacaaataaaaagtcaGTGCAGTTGTCGAATCAAAGTCACTCTTCCTGTTTTAcagttaaacaattaaaattgtttattttcggtgttttttgtaaacaaaatggAACTAGCATTGGCCATGTGCAATCGTGTTAACTTaacctaagtttttaatttggaaCATATGAGCTAGTTTTTTCTAGCTAGAATTGGTGATGgcgttgtataattttaattactggCCAAATAAATCTTACTTTTTACTTACCTCGTTTGAGGTTATGTTACATTAAACAAGTTTCTATTCTTTAGACTGGAcaataatctattgactagtattcTGTCTTgtttaaagattatttaatCCTCAAGTCCATTGAGACAATGTACAGTCATGTTGACCAGTCTATAACTAAATGGTCCTTTATATTAActtaactaatctatagtttttaaattcggttttgtaaaattttaaaattccatttgCCATTCCTAATATAAAGGAATGCGAGGGCTCTCTCAGAACCTACATGAGATATCCTGGCAATTTGAGCTTTTTTAAATCTCGGCAATAAACTAGTCAGAAATTATTCATGGTCAAAAcgctatatacatatattaattataagagtccgaccgaactcaaaatttcgttcggtaccgaacccgaacttcggtaaatttgaaagttcggccgagcccgaactttgttcggttttcaaagttcggtgacaccgaaaagttataaatttataacatttaaaactaaaatatgaacatccgaaagattttttgaaaagggtctttaattagcaattgggc
Proteins encoded:
- the LOC111688491 gene encoding probable prefoldin subunit 4 — protein: MAAKVASGNNKVFQNHDDVHISFEDQQKINRFAKHNARMDDLKVELDMKKNDLKSVEEALDEIELFDEEEDIPFLIGEVFLSHKLSRTQELLQEAKEQTLKEIASIEAKANDIKSEMNELKAQLYQRFGSNISLESDD